The DNA window ACTTTGTATTGATACGATTCAGGAGAAAACAACAAAATTTTCTTTTGAGAAAAAAGAAATTGAGAACATATTAGTAATAAAAAGAGTAATTTTTTCTTCATTATCATTTAAAATAATCTAAGGGGAATCTGTATTCGTCCTTTATTTCTCCTAACAAATAGTCTGCCATTACGAGTAATCTAGCGTCATCTGTAGTGGCCTTTATCGAGCTTATATATCCACTGGGAATGTGTAAAATTTCTAAATTTTGGTCATTGATTTCAAACTCCAATACCGTAGATTCTGGATTAGGATTTTCCCAGTTATCTATTTGAATTAATTTGATTAAAAAACTTCCTTTAATAGCGGAAAACCATCTTTGTTCGATTCTGTGACCTTGCCAAGCTCTTTCGATAGAGAGGTCTTTGTTTTCTATGATGTAAATTCTCTTGATGGAGGACGCATCAAAATCATTATTGTAACGCAGTATTCCTCTGTGGTCTTGGAAATGATTTCCGTTTATAATAGATGGATTCACGTGACTTTGTTTTTTTTTAAATTTTTACTAAAAATCTATGTTTTTATTTCTCGCAGATTCTCGCGGATGGTTTTTTACTATATTGTTTTTTCTTGCGGAGGTTTTTATTTCTCGCAGATTTTCGCAAATTTTATTCGCGGATTCTCGCGGATGGTTTTTTACTATATTGTTTTTTCTTGCGGAGGTTTTTATTTCTCGCAGATTTTCGCAAATTTTATTCGCAGATTCTCGCGGATGCTTTTTTACTATTTTTTTTTCTTGCGGAGGTTTTTATTTCTCGCAGATTTTCGCAAATTTTATTCGCAGATTCTCGCGGATGGTTTTTTACTATATTGTTTTTTCTTGCGGAGGTTTTTATTTCTCGCAGATTCTCGCGGATGCTTTTTTACTATTTTTTTTCTTGCGGAGGTTTTTATTTCTCGCAGATTTTCGCGGATTTTATTCGCAGATTTTTGCGGATGTTTTTTTTTATTTCTTGCGAATTTCTTTAAATTATTAGATTAAAAAGATTACATTGGATATTGTAAAACGTCTTCACCAAAAATTTCTTTTCTGATTAAAGGCAATTTAGAAATGAGTTTTTTCAATCCATCTACCCCTTGTTGTTCTGTGTTGTGAGAATGATAATCTTCAATTTTAGACATATCTTCTTCTCCTTCAGAGAAATATTTGGCGTAGTTTAAGTCTCTATTATCTGCAGGAATTCTGTAGAAATCTCCCATGTCTTCTGCTTTTTGCATTTCTTCTCTGGTGCAGAGCGTTTCGTAGAGTTTTTCGCCGTGTCTGGTCCCAATGATTTTCACAGGCACTTCTTTTCCTGTAAGTTGTATTAATGCTTTTGCCAAGTCTCCAATGCTTCCAGCTGGCGCTTTGTTTACGAATAAATCTCCAGGATTTCCGTTTTCGAAAGCAAATAACACTAAGTCTACCGCATCTTCAAGAGACATGAAGAAACGCGACATATTAGGGTCTGTGATGGTGATTGGTTCGCCTTTTTGAATTTGGCTTAAAAACAATGGGATTACAGAACCTCTAGAAGCCATTACGTTTCCGTATCTGGTAAGACACACCACGGTATCTGTGAGATTTCTAGATTCTGCTACCGCCACTTTTTCCATCATGGCTTTAGAAATTCCCATGGCATTGATAGGATAAGCTGCTTTGTCAGTAGAAAGACAAATTACTTTTTTCACGCCATTTTGCGCTGCCGCTCTGATGACGTTTTGTGTACCTTCTACATTGGCTTTTACAGCTTGCATTGGGAAAAACTCACAAGAAGGCACCTGTTTCAAGGCAGCTGCATGAAAGATGTAATCTACTCCTCTTGTTGCGGGTTCTACTGATGAATAGTCTCTTACATCGCCGATGTAGTATTTTATTTTATCATTTTTATAGAGGTTTCTCATATCATCCTGTTTCTTTTCGTCGCGTGAAAAAATCCTGATTTCTGAGAAATGGTCTGTATGTAAAAAACGATTAAGAACTGCGGTTCCGAAAGAACCTGTTCCGCCTGTGATAAGAAGGATTTTATCTTTGATTTGCATGATGGGTCAATAGGTTAATAATTTCAAAAATTTTATTTGGAATTTTACTTGTAGACTTTTTTATGTCTTTTTGCAAAGATAGTGATAATGCTTCAACTAAGGATTTTTTATCACAAGGATTAAAAAGTAAAGAAGGTTCACAAGCTGCATGCATATAAGGTAAATCTGCCCCAATAATTTTACAATCTTTTTCAATGGCTTCAATAATACTCAATCCAAAACTTTCGGCTAGAGATGGATATACTACATATTCTGCGCATTGTAATATTTCAGAAACTTTAGTTCTGTCAACCATTCCTACATTTTTAATAGGAATATTTTTCATTTGTTTATCAGCAATTAAATCTATAATTTCTTTTTCGCGATTGCTTATTGTGAGGATCAACTCTCCTTTATGGAATTTCTGATAAAATTCTGAGAAGGCTTCAATGAGGATTCTATGGTTTTTACTTACAAAAGCATCACCTATATAGGTATAAGTATTTTCAATTTTATCGACTTGTTTAGTATCAGGAAGTCTGGGATAAAAAGGCATTTCAAGAATTTTATTTTCTGAAATTTTAAATTTTTTAGCTAACGCATTTTTTATTTTATCGGATTGCACCATCCAGTAATCGGTATTCTGAATTTTGATTTTAAGGATTAATGCTTTGAGGCCATAAACCCATTTTTGTTTTAGGCTAAGATCCTCTGGCAATTCTAAAAATAAGCTTTGGTGAAAATAAGTAAACACTTTGGCACTCGTCTTATACAAAGGGGGATAATTCCCAAAGCACAGAATGGAGGAGAAAGAATTCTTATTATTTTTGTAAAAACGAGCTCTCTGTACAAATCCTGCTTTTATGAATTGTACTTTGTTTGTTTGTTTTACTGGTATATGGTTGTTTTGGACTCTATCATCTAAAAGATAAAAAACTTTTTCATTTGTGTTTTCTAATTCAGTCATTAAATGATCTAATAATACTTTACCACCACCCATATTAATGTAAACGGCGTCTAATAGTATCATTGCATCATTTTTTTATAGAGTTCTGAATATTTTTTTGCTATCATTTGTGGAGAATAATTCTTAATATTTTCTAACCCCGAATTTATTAAAGTTTTTTTGAATTCTGCATCATTCATTAATAATTCTATGGATTTTTTTATTTCATTTTTATCTAATGGATTTACTAAAATGGCACCTTTTCCTGCAACTTCTTTGGTAGGAGAAATATTAGAGGTAATAACGGCTACTTCTGAGGCTTGTGCTTCTAAAATAGGGAGTCCAAATCCTTCGTAGAGAGATGGAAAGCATAAAATATCGGATTCAAAATAAATTTGCTGAAGTTCTTCTTCAGAAATATTGATTTTATTTTTAAAACGAATGTTATGTTCCTTCAGATATTGTAAATGTTTTTTGCTTAGTTCACCTACAATCGTGAGTTCTACGGGTAAATCTTTTATTGCAGAGAAGGTAGTTTCTATATTTTTATTGACTCTGGTTCCTACGATTAAAATCTGTGTTATTGCATTGGGAATTTTTTCTACTTTTTTTACGGGAAAAGTAAGGCAGTTTTCTATTACGGTAATTTTATGCTCTGCCCAAGGTAATAATTCTACAATTTCTTTTTTTGTTTTCTGTGAAATGGTAGTAATGTATTTCAATCTTTTGATTGGTAAGTATACCCAAAACCAATAAAAAACCCATCTTTTCAAACCACTTAATTGAGTAAGTCCCACTAAATCATGAATGGTTAAAACAGTAGATTTTGGGTTTAGAAATATTGCGAGCCAATGGATATCTCCGGTAATGTGATTAATGGTTGTTTTTTTACTTCTAAAAAACAATATGGATTTTATAACTCCCAAGATATTTAAATCATAGGGATTGTTTATGATTTTAGTATCATACCCTAATTTATCAATTTCAGGAATAATGAAACTGAATAATTTTTCTATGCTTAGACTTTTAGTAAGTTTTCTATTGAAGAAATTTACTTTCATGATGATTGGTAATTAGTTAATAATTTTTTTCTTCATAAAGAAGAAGGTTAGAATAGTGTAAATGATAAAATCTTGAATGATGGTTGCCAGAAGAAAATAGATATCAGATTCTACTTTGAGCATCATTATGGTAAGGTTTCCTAAAAAGAGTTGTAATAGTATTCCATTTTTTCTTCTAGAAAATTGAAATAATGATAATACTACACCAAAAATAAAAAACTCTAATAAAACAAAATAAATTCCTCCTTCTAGATAAGCCCAACCGAAAGTGGTAGCTGTTTGAGAGCTTCTGTCATTTCCAGTCATCATTTTATTGAGTACCATTCCTGTATCAGAGACTGGTTTAGAAGGCAATAAGAATCTGGGCAAGAATGAAAAAGGCAAATATGGAAATCTGTCCATGTTTTTATAGTAGGTCCAGTCTTGTTCTGTTTGCACCGCATACTGTAAATTGGGATAAAGAGCAAGTCTTTCTGAATAACTATCAGAACTTTCTTTAAAAATATCAGTAAGATCTTGGCTAAAAGTTTTGGCTACGGCTAAACCTATGGCTTCTTTTTTATCCATTTTAGGGAAATGAATCAGTAAGTCCCTATAATTATTATTGATAGGATATAGTAAGAAGAAGATCACCACAAAAGTGAGTAGCCATTTTTTGGGGATACCGTTTCCTGCTAAAAAATAGGGAATTGAAATTGCAACCAGCACTACAATTACATTTTCTTTCATTCCGGAGAGCAATCCAAAGATTAGATAAAGGACAATAAAAATATAGTAACTGCTGGTAATAAATTTGTCTTTGAATCGATAAAAGAAGATTAGGTAGCCAAAAAGTAGAATATAGAATAGTTTAAGAGAATTGATGATTTGCAACAAGAAAGAGAAACTTGAGGTAGTGTTTTCTGTATATGTACCATATCCTATTACCCCAGTTAATAGGAGCACAAGTTGCATTACAAAAACAAACAATCCAGAGCCTATTAAAATAAATTTATATCTAAGGATATAGTGAAATTTTCTTGTAGAAGGTTTGCTATTTATTTTAACAAACTTGACAATGAACTCTGCTAAATTTAGAGCTAAAAGTCCAATTAAAATCGTAATGAGTGTAGGAATAATAAAAATATCATCCAGTTTAATATTGTCATACTTCCATAGATTATTATCTCCGATTTCAGTAATTACCATAAAATAGTTTAGCAACAACCCATAAAAAGTAGTGAGTCTAAACCAATCTATTACGGTTGGTTTTTTATATTTATACCAAGTTCTTAGGAATTTCATCACAGAGAGTTCCATAATAAAACCACTGATGATGAGTTCATAGATAATGGTAGACCTTTTTGTCACCTTTTCTAAAGTATAAAAACAAAAAACGAAGAATAAAAACCAAATTGTGGCTTTTATAAATAGATAGAGTTTTCTGTTTAATACTAATTTCATTTATATTTTATTCAAAAGTTCTGTTAATCTGATTTCATACGTATGATTTTTATGAAAATACTCGCATTGTATTTTAGCTATTTCATATCTTTCATTTGGCTTTTCTAGATAATATTTCATTTTTTCAATGGCTTCGTCAATTGTTTTAAAACTGTACTTTTCTGGGTCAATAGGAGAATATTCTTCTAGTGCTTTTTTATAATCGCATAATTGAAATCCCCCAATTCCATTGATTTCAAAAAATTTCACATTTACAGATTCTACTTCTGCATAATGAAAGTTATTAAATACTATTTTTGCACCTGTAATAATTTCTGCTTTTCTTTCTCCTGTAATAAATTCGTTTCTGAAATTTTCTTTTATTAGGGGGTTGAAAAATCTTTTATTAGGTACCCCAAAAATACTTAAATTAATACCATTATTAATCACTTGTTCCAACATCCTCTGTCTGTATGGATACATGCTTCCAAAAGAAACCACATCTATATTTACTTTTTTTTCATTCTCAGTTCTATCTCCTTCGTAGGGTTTATGGATTCTAGGATTTAGTGCTTCTGGGAAATAATGAGTATTGAGTTTCATTTTATTTTTCATGAAATTTACCATGAAAGGATCTTTTGTACACCAAGCATCGTATTCGGATGCAAAAATTTGTTGTACATCTAAAGTAGTAATCTGATCTGGATTGATATGAATAATTTTTGCTCCTTTAAGATTATATTTAATTTTTTTGATACATAAAGGATGAATAAATCTATATGTAGCAATTACTAATTCTGGACTTGCCTCTACAACTTTGTCTGCTAATCTATTAAATATAAGTTCATCATATTTTTTTGACAATAATCTAAACAATTGGTTATATCTCAGAGGAACCGGTATTATATCATCTAAGTCTATATGAAATATATCGTGTCCCATTACTTTTAGTGTATCATGCAAATGATATTCTAGGCTATCAAAAGCCTTACTCCCAATAATTGCTATTCTCATAATTATAATTTTTTGTAATTTATGTAAAGGAAATACAGTTTACTTACTACCGCTAATATGAAGCCAAGTAAAATTCCTTTTAAACCGAAAATATTGATAAAGATAATATTAAAAACAATACTTAAAACTCCTGATACAATGTTTGCATACAAAATCATTTTTGTTTGATGATTTGCATAAAAAATCATTTCAAAAAAGTATCCTAGTGTGAGTAAGAAATAACCTAAAGCTCCCCAAAATATTATAAAAAAACCCTCTTTATATTGAGCTGATAACAATATATTTCCTATTAATTGTAAAAATACAAGAACAAAAATAAGAAACAGTACAGCTACAGCTCCATACACTTTAGCATATTTATTAATAACTTTCTTTTTCTCAATAGTATTTATTTCTTTATTAAAGATAATAGGAGTAAGAAGTGTTGTAAAAAAAGGATAAAATAAAAGAAAAAATTTTGATCCCAGCCCTAAATTGGCATTATATAATCCTACACTCTTCTCGTCTAAAAAATATTCTATGATATACCTGTCTGTATAGGTATTTACCCAAGACCAAAAAGCCAAAATAATTAAAGGACTTGAGTAAAGGAAGAATTTTCTAAAAAATTCTTTAAATGATTCTATATGATTATTAAAATACCATTTATATTTTTTAAAAAAACAAATAATTACTCCTACAAAGCCAAATAACTGTGTAATCCATAAAATTTCTAGTCCATTTAATACTTTATTACCAAAAAAAATAAAAAAACCTAATGATGTAAGAAGAAAAATATTTTTTAGAATATTAGCAGTAGAAAATAATTTTATTTTATTATTAAGATTAAAATAATCTGTATATAAATTAAATAAAAAATTACTTACTAAAAATAGATTTATTAGAATAACTAAAAAAGGGGAAATATTATATTTAATTTTAAAAACTAAATATAATATCAAAGCATTCACTATTAAAAATACTACAAAAATTTTCAGAATATTTCTGTGTCCTATCAATTGAAGATTAGAATTATTAACCTTAATGAATTGTAAAAGTGGATTAAAAAAAACGGAAAAAAAGAAAAAATAAATTCCATAATATAAATTAAAAACCCCAAAATCACTAATAGGAATATATACCGCCACCAGTTTCCCATAAACAATCCCTATAAACGCACCTAAAATTTGAGAAAACAATAAATAATTTCTTTCTCTATTTTTAAGTAATTTTTGGATTAAACTTTTAACCTGCATTATTTATCTTCCTTTTTCTGTTATTAAAAAATATTACTACTATATAAATAATACCATTTGCTAATATATAATTTACAATTAGAGAAAAAGATGAAATCAAATCACCTCTCATTAGATAAAATGAAAGAAAAACTAGCTGGAGATAAATAACAGTTTTCCAAGATTTTTTTTCCCAACTCATTTTTCCTTCTTCATCTATTAGATATGCTAACCATGCGTAAATAATAACAAATAAAATTATCCCTAAGATTCCAAAATTAATGTAGCCTTCCCCAAAAAAATTCTGAGATACATTCCCAAATGTTAACCTTTCTATATTTGCCATATAATTTCCTGAACCGATTGGTTTATTATGCCATAATGCTCTTGGTACAAAAAACAAAAACGCTCCTAGTAATTGTTTCCCATAAGTAATCGGCACATCAAAATACGTGAGGGCAAAATTATAATAATTATCATAATGCCCTTGATTAAATTGAAAATACCCCTCAAAAAAATTCATTTTTTTTGTGAATTGGTATTCTCTAAATTTATTCAACATAGGAAAGATGATTAAGAAACAGCCTATCAGAAATACAGAAAAATATTTTACAGAAAAATATTTTCTACACCATAATATTAAAATAGGAAGATAAAGGGTGGCTACATTTGCTCTAGACATAGCAGTAGGAAATGCATTAGTAATAGCTACAAGCACTAATACCGTTATGAGAAATTTATTTTTTATAAAGATATTTCCGTTAATGACATACAGTAATACCGTCAAAGGGATTATGGAAATTAAAATATACACTTGATTTGCAAGTGCACCTAAAAGTTTATTCTGAATCTCAAAGAAAAAACCTCTTTGAAAAAAATGTACATACCCAGAATAAATAAAAATCCCTTTTATTAAAAGCGCTCCTATTAAAAAAGAGCCTAACAAGTATTCATTAATTTCTATTTTAGAAGTCTCCGTTTTGATATCTAAATCTTCTTTAAGTTTTTTTTTCTTTTTTGACAAATAATTATATATCGCATTAAATGATATAACGATTACAAAAAAAATAGTGGTTACCGTTACATATTCAAGAGGTAATAAAGTTCTGCCTCCAAAGAAAGAAGCTCTTTCGGAGAATTGAAATATGGGGATTACTCCAAAAAAAAGCAAATAAAATATATTAAAAACGGCCTTGAGGTTAAATACCTTTTCTTTGTCTTTCCATAAAAAGAAAAGACATGCTAAAATTATGCATAAAGAAAGTATATAAAAAATTACTGAATACAACGGTGACGATTTTAAAATTTAAAATTGAATTTTTCTTCGATAATTTGTTTTACGGTTTTATTTTCCTTTTTGGCTAAATATTCTATTTGGAAAATTTTGGCATCCACTAAAAATTGGTACCAAAACCCTTGTAAAAAATGCCAAATTAGTCCTTGTTTACCATCTAAAAAACCTCTTTTCAAGAAAAAGCGAAAACAAAAATAAAATAAAGCTCTAAAGAACAACGGTAATTTCAAATAAAATTGTTTATTTGATTTATGAACTAATTGTTCTGTTTCGTTTAAAAATTTATATTTTGCATCTAATCTAACTATCGCTTCTCTAGTAGAATAGTTATTATGTTTATCTGTCCAATGTACCAGAGTACTCAAATTCTCATCAACTAAATCATGGTTGAATTCTAGTATTTCGCCTGATAATACATTCATTCTTTCATCCATCATTTTATTATCAATTGATGCCTTTCCGTTTCTCCACATTCTTAGAAGCTTCATAGGATAATATCCACCATTTTTAATCCATTTCCCCATAAAATACACTCTAAGTTTAAAAACAATACCATTCACATTATGAGGAATTGTTTTTATTCTATCATTGATTTCTTTGTAAAGTTCTGGAGTTAAATATTCATCTGCATCTAATCTTAAAATCCATTCTGTATCAATATTCAGATTCTCCAAAGCCCAATTTAACTGATCAGCTTGATTGATAAATTTTCTTTGTAAAAATTTCACTCCATGATTTTGAGCAATTTCGAAAGTTCTATCCGTAGAGAAAGAATCTACAATGATGATTCTTTCTGCCAAATTTTTTACACTTTCTAGACATCTCTGAAGGTGTAACTCTTCGTTATATGTTAAAATTATCAGTGTAATCATTTTAATACATTTTGATACGCTTCAATCCACTTATAAAACTGTGAATCTATGTTATAATTTTGGTCTACTAATTTCACTGCATTTTCTCTGTACGCTGCATATTCTTGTTCTGGCAGTTCTATTATTTTATCAAAAATCTTCGCTATTTCTTCTGCACTGTTCTGGATATGGAAGCCGGCTTTGAATTCTTCTAAAATTTCCCAAGGTGTTCCCAGAGAAGCTACAACAGGTGTTCCTTGATTCAGGGCTTCAATGACAACATTTCCAAAATTTTCTGAATCACTGGTTAGAAATAGAAATTTAGATTGTGCATAATATTTTTCTTTTTCTTTTCCATCTTGGTGACCTAAGAAAATCACTTTATTATGTAAATGGTTTTCTTCTATAATTTTTAGAAGATTATTGTAAAATGTAAGTTGACTTTTTTCTCCTTTTCCTACAATGAGCAATCTGTAGTTTGAGTTTAGGAATTTCTCACTTTTGGCACAAGCTTCTATGAGTCTATCAATTCCTTTAATGGGATGGATTCTCCCTACGAATAAGAAATCATTTTGTATAGGATGATGAATTCTTTCTGGAGATTTTATTAAATTAGGAATCGTGATTACTTCTGCAGTTGGGAAAAAGTTTTTAATCTCGTTGTATTCTTTTTTTGAAGTGGCATGAAAGTAGATGTTTTTACGAAAAAATTTATACATTTTTAGTACATATTTTTTCTTTTTTTGGTTATAAATCAAGGCCTTTTCACTTAATTCTCCTCTTGGAGAGATAATGATTTTTTTATTTGGAAAAAAAATTACGGTTATTAAAAAACAAAACACTGAAAATGGACTGAAAACACTGGTAATATGTATTGCATCTACTCTTTTCAACAAGTATATCATTAATTTAAGCCATTTTAAATAGCTTAATGAATCATCATAGTAGGTAATTCCAGCCTTATTTTTATAGAACTTATTCAGTTTTACTTTATTTTTCTCTATGCCTATATTGGTTGTTAGAATGTAAATTTTATGTCCTAATAAAGAGAGTTCTTTAGTAATTGCATACACACTATTACATGGCCCCCCAGTTTGTGAGGGATAAAATGTATGTATGGGGAAAAATATATTCATTTTTTCTTGTACTAATTTAATTTTTTATCACTTGTTTATTTACTCTTTATAAACTCTTATTTATATTTTTCATTCTTTGAACTTTAGTATTTAAAGTCTCAGTTAGCATTTTTTTTATCCAAAAGTTTATATAATATTTTTTTATGATATTTCTACTTTTTTAGAATGTATTCTATAATAATAAATAGTAAATGATAATGTAATCACTGAAATCAATAAAATGGCTATTACCATAGAATAAGCCCCGCTAAATATGGTGTAATTTACTAATAATATAAACAATATTAAAATAGTAATTTCTCTAAAAAGTCTTATTAAAAACATTTGCCAATTCAGAGATTTAGATAAGTACGCTTGCTCAAAAACATTATTTACACTAGAAAAAATGGTATTAAAAACAGAAATTGTAAGAATTACACTTAATCCAGAAAAACTTTTACCATAAAAATTTGAGATAAAATCTCCAAATAAGAAGACTCCTAAAGATAAACAAGAAGTAACTATAACATTGATTAAAATTGTAATATTTAAAATTCTATTGTGAGAATACGCATCATCATTATAATAAGAAAAATATGAAAGAATTACATTTCTTAGAATGCCTGGAATAAATAAGATAGCGGAATTCCATTGAATAGCGGCGTTATAAATTCCTAGTTCACTATGGCCTGAGAACTTAATTAATAAAACTGTCATAATAAATCCGCTTAAAGATCGGATAATGTCTTGTAATGCAACTGGAGTAGAATATGATACTATATTTTTTAGTATTGATTTATCACTACTGATCTCTAATTTTATGTGACTTGTTGTATTGTAGACTAATAAATAGTTTAATAAAGCATTAATTAGTTGCGTAATGATTAAGGCATAGATTGCGCCTAAAAAATTAAGATAATACACCAATACTATTGTGGAGATAAAAGAAACAAAGCCAATTATAATATTAATTTTTGCTAAATCTCTAAATTTTCTAAAACCAGAAATGATGCCTATTTGTGTAGAAGTAAGTGAATTAATTATAATTAGAATAGAGAGTAATTTAACTGTATTTTCTAAATGGGGCACTTCTAGCACATTGTCTGCAAAATATTTTGAAAAAATAAATATGATGAATGCCACCGCCACACTGAAAATTAAAGTAATCCTATTGGCATATTTAATAAACCATCTGAGTTTATGTGCATGTTCACTATTTTTGGTATAATCTGCCACAAATTTTGTTGCCGTAAAACCTAGCCCAAAATTAGAAATTACACTCATAAAGAGTACCATATTTTTAATGGCACTGTATTCTCCATAAATATCTTTTCCTAATTGTCTCGCCACATAAATACCAGCTACCAGCCCTAAACCTCTCCCAACAAGATTACCTACAATAGACCAGAAAGAATCATTGATAAGTTTACTATTTAGCAGTCTATTTTTAAACTGGTCTACTAATTTCATTTTCAAAAGATAAATTTTACTATAAAGAGTTATCTGCTATACCTTTTAAAACACCTTTTACATCGTACAATATAGCATTTTCTTTTCTAAGAAACGAAAAATCCATATCCAAAAATTCTTTATGTGCTACTCCTAATACAATAGCATCAAATTTAGCATTAGGCTCTTCATTAGTACTCCATATGCTATACTCGTGATATACTTCTTCAGGATTTGCCCACGGATCAAAAGTCGTCACTTTTACCCCAAAATCTTCTAATGCTTTGATTACGTCTACGATTTTGGTATTTCTTACATCTGGACAGTTTTCTTTAAAAGTGATTCCTAGCATTAAGATTTCGGCACCATTCACATTGATGTCTTTCTTAATCATGGTTTTGATGACTTGTTCTGCTACATATTGCCCCATAGAATCATTCAGTCTTCTTCCTGCCAAAATAATTTCTGGGTGGTAACCAAATTCTTGTGCTTTTTGTGCCAAATAATAAGGGTCTACTCCGATGCAGTGTCCGCCAACCAAACCTGGTTTAAAAGGCAAGAAATTCCATTTGGTTCCTGCAGCTTTTAACACTTCATGGGTATCAATATTCATGAGATTGAATATTTTAGCCAATTCATTTACAAAAGCGATATTGATGTCTCTTTGAGAATTTTCAATGACTTTAGCTGCTTCTGCCACCTTGATGGTAGGTGCTAAATGGGTTCCTGCTGTAATCACAGATTTATATAAATTATCTACAATTTTTCCAATTTCTGGGGTAGAACCTGAGGTTACTTTCAGAATTTTTTCTACGGTATGTTCTTTGTCTCCCGGATTGAT is part of the Cloacibacterium normanense genome and encodes:
- a CDS encoding cupin domain-containing protein → MNPSIINGNHFQDHRGILRYNNDFDASSIKRIYIIENKDLSIERAWQGHRIEQRWFSAIKGSFLIKLIQIDNWENPNPESTVLEFEINDQNLEILHIPSGYISSIKATTDDARLLVMADYLLGEIKDEYRFPLDYFK
- a CDS encoding polysaccharide biosynthesis protein; translation: MQIKDKILLITGGTGSFGTAVLNRFLHTDHFSEIRIFSRDEKKQDDMRNLYKNDKIKYYIGDVRDYSSVEPATRGVDYIFHAAALKQVPSCEFFPMQAVKANVEGTQNVIRAAAQNGVKKVICLSTDKAAYPINAMGISKAMMEKVAVAESRNLTDTVVCLTRYGNVMASRGSVIPLFLSQIQKGEPITITDPNMSRFFMSLEDAVDLVLFAFENGNPGDLFVNKAPAGSIGDLAKALIQLTGKEVPVKIIGTRHGEKLYETLCTREEMQKAEDMGDFYRIPADNRDLNYAKYFSEGEEDMSKIEDYHSHNTEQQGVDGLKKLISKLPLIRKEIFGEDVLQYPM
- a CDS encoding glycosyltransferase — its product is MILLDAVYINMGGGKVLLDHLMTELENTNEKVFYLLDDRVQNNHIPVKQTNKVQFIKAGFVQRARFYKNNKNSFSSILCFGNYPPLYKTSAKVFTYFHQSLFLELPEDLSLKQKWVYGLKALILKIKIQNTDYWMVQSDKIKNALAKKFKISENKILEMPFYPRLPDTKQVDKIENTYTYIGDAFVSKNHRILIEAFSEFYQKFHKGELILTISNREKEIIDLIADKQMKNIPIKNVGMVDRTKVSEILQCAEYVVYPSLAESFGLSIIEAIEKDCKIIGADLPYMHAACEPSLLFNPCDKKSLVEALSLSLQKDIKKSTSKIPNKIFEIINLLTHHANQR
- a CDS encoding glycosyltransferase family 4 protein — its product is MKVNFFNRKLTKSLSIEKLFSFIIPEIDKLGYDTKIINNPYDLNILGVIKSILFFRSKKTTINHITGDIHWLAIFLNPKSTVLTIHDLVGLTQLSGLKRWVFYWFWVYLPIKRLKYITTISQKTKKEIVELLPWAEHKITVIENCLTFPVKKVEKIPNAITQILIVGTRVNKNIETTFSAIKDLPVELTIVGELSKKHLQYLKEHNIRFKNKINISEEELQQIYFESDILCFPSLYEGFGLPILEAQASEVAVITSNISPTKEVAGKGAILVNPLDKNEIKKSIELLMNDAEFKKTLINSGLENIKNYSPQMIAKKYSELYKKMMQ
- a CDS encoding O-antigen polymerase, encoding MKLVLNRKLYLFIKATIWFLFFVFCFYTLEKVTKRSTIIYELIISGFIMELSVMKFLRTWYKYKKPTVIDWFRLTTFYGLLLNYFMVITEIGDNNLWKYDNIKLDDIFIIPTLITILIGLLALNLAEFIVKFVKINSKPSTRKFHYILRYKFILIGSGLFVFVMQLVLLLTGVIGYGTYTENTTSSFSFLLQIINSLKLFYILLFGYLIFFYRFKDKFITSSYYIFIVLYLIFGLLSGMKENVIVVLVAISIPYFLAGNGIPKKWLLTFVVIFFLLYPINNNYRDLLIHFPKMDKKEAIGLAVAKTFSQDLTDIFKESSDSYSERLALYPNLQYAVQTEQDWTYYKNMDRFPYLPFSFLPRFLLPSKPVSDTGMVLNKMMTGNDRSSQTATTFGWAYLEGGIYFVLLEFFIFGVVLSLFQFSRRKNGILLQLFLGNLTIMMLKVESDIYFLLATIIQDFIIYTILTFFFMKKKIIN
- a CDS encoding CgeB family protein, which encodes MRIAIIGSKAFDSLEYHLHDTLKVMGHDIFHIDLDDIIPVPLRYNQLFRLLSKKYDELIFNRLADKVVEASPELVIATYRFIHPLCIKKIKYNLKGAKIIHINPDQITTLDVQQIFASEYDAWCTKDPFMVNFMKNKMKLNTHYFPEALNPRIHKPYEGDRTENEKKVNIDVVSFGSMYPYRQRMLEQVINNGINLSIFGVPNKRFFNPLIKENFRNEFITGERKAEIITGAKIVFNNFHYAEVESVNVKFFEINGIGGFQLCDYKKALEEYSPIDPEKYSFKTIDEAIEKMKYYLEKPNERYEIAKIQCEYFHKNHTYEIRLTELLNKI
- a CDS encoding oligosaccharide flippase family protein, translated to MQVKSLIQKLLKNRERNYLLFSQILGAFIGIVYGKLVAVYIPISDFGVFNLYYGIYFFFFSVFFNPLLQFIKVNNSNLQLIGHRNILKIFVVFLIVNALILYLVFKIKYNISPFLVILINLFLVSNFLFNLYTDYFNLNNKIKLFSTANILKNIFLLTSLGFFIFFGNKVLNGLEILWITQLFGFVGVIICFFKKYKWYFNNHIESFKEFFRKFFLYSSPLIILAFWSWVNTYTDRYIIEYFLDEKSVGLYNANLGLGSKFFLLFYPFFTTLLTPIIFNKEINTIEKKKVINKYAKVYGAVAVLFLIFVLVFLQLIGNILLSAQYKEGFFIIFWGALGYFLLTLGYFFEMIFYANHQTKMILYANIVSGVLSIVFNIIFINIFGLKGILLGFILAVVSKLYFLYINYKKL